ATGATTTAGGATTGCTAAATCGATTGTTTATTTTAAACATATTAATGCCAATTAATGCCAATAATTTCATTAAAATCTGGCTTTTTTAATTTTACTAATGATAAATTATTCATTTCATCTACACCCCTATTTGCGGTCTCAGGTGATCGCCATTCATTTTTCTAGGATAATTAGCTTGTAGCAAGTGGCTCTAGTCCAGATTTTGTGCAACTTAACCGCTCATCAGCTTACCACCCATGAGCGCTCTTAACAAGATATAAATAATAAAATATTGCAATTAACAATCTTATAGACTTGACGCAAGTTTTACTTTATTCTGGTCTTTATTGCAAAATAGTTGCATTATATAGAACAACAACAGTTAGTCTGACAGTTAACTAAAATGTTTTTTGTGGCTAAAACTAAGCTTCATAGTCCTTTGAGATGGCAGAAAGAATTAAGGAGATTTTTACCTTTTCTACTTAGTATCATATTTACTTTGGTCGTGAGTAGCCAAAGTATAAGCTCTGCACCCAAAAATACAGAAATCCTTTGGGATACCTACGGCATACCCCATATTTACGGTAAGGACGCCCAGAGTGCTTTTCAAGCATTTGGTTGGGCGCAGATGCAAAGTCACGGAAACTTACTGTTACGCCTCTACGGCCAAGCACGGGGACGGGCTGCTGAATATTGGGGAGAGGACTATTTAGACTCAGACAAATGGGTACTAACAATGGGTGTACCCAAACGTGGTAAAGCTTGGTATAAAGCCCAGAGTTCTGCTTTTCGCAGCTACCTAAATGCTTTTGCCAATGGAATTAATGTCTATGCCAAAGAGCATCCCGATTTAATTGATGATGAAGTAGAAGTAGTGTTACCTGTGACACCGGAAGATATACTAAATCACCTGCAAAGGGTGCTGCTTTTTACTTTTGTAGTTGATCCGGGAAGGGTTGCAGATATCAAGCACACATCTGCTCCAGGTTCTAATGGTTGGGCGATCGCACCGAAACGATCTGCTAGTGGTAAGGCGATGCTGTTGGCTAATCCTCACTTACCTTGGGAAGACTTATTTTTGTGGTACGAAGCACAAATTACGGCCCCAGGTATTGATGCTTATGGAGCAACATTGGTAGGCATTCCCGTATTAGCGATCGCCTTCAACGATAATTTAGGTTGGACTCACACCGTCAATACTCACGATGGCTGGGATGCATACGAACTGCAATTGCAAAACGACGGCTATCTTTTTGATGGCAAAGTTCGGCCATTTCAAACAACAACCTTTTTACTAAAGGTAAAACAAAAAAATGGCTTGTTAACTGAGCAAAAACTTTCAGTCAAAAGTTCGGTTCACGGGCCAGTAATTACTCACAAAGATGGTAAATCTATAGCGCTGCGAGTTGTTGGTCAAGATCGGCCAAACGTATTACAACAATGGTGGGATATGGCAATATCTAAAAATCTCACCGAATTTCAGAAAGCATTGCAACGCCTGCAACTCCCAATGTTTACCGTTATGTATGCCGACCGTGAAGGGCATATTATGCATCTATTTAACGGTCTAGTTCCAGTGCGTAAAGAGGGAGACTTTGAATACTGGCAAGGCATCATTCCCGGCAATACATCTAAAACTGTGTGGAATAAAATTCACCCTTACCAAGATTTACCGAAAGTAATTGATCCTAAGAGTGGTTGGCTACAAAATGCCAATGATCCACCTTGGACTACAACTTTTCCAGCTGCGATCAAAGCAGATGATTATCCATCCTATATGGCACCACGGGGCCCGATGTATTTCCGAGCGCAACGATCTGCAAAGATGTTAGCTGAAGATGAAAGTATTTCCTTTGAGGAAATGATTGCCTATAAGCATTCGACACAGATGGAACTGGCAGAACGGATTTTAGATGATTTGATTCCGGCTGCACAACAGCAAGGCGATGAATTAACACGTCGCGCCACCGATGTCTTAGCTCGGTGGGATCAAAAAGCTGATGCTAATAGTCGGGGTGCAGTACTGTTTAGCTTTTGGGTTGACAATGTAGACTTAGATACGGTGTTTAGTACTCCTTGGGATCAAAAATCTCCCCGCACAACACCCGACGGCTTGGCTGATCCTAAAAGTGCAGTAAAAGCACTGACAGATGCAGCACAAAAAGTAGAAAAAGCTTATGGAACACTAGATGTAGCTTGGGGAGATGTCTTCCGGTTGCGGTATGGCAATTTAGATTTACCTGCCAATGGCGGTGACGGAGATAAAGGCATCTTCCGCGTAGTGAATTTTGCTCCAGCAGGTGATGGACGCTTTCAAGCAGTGGCAGGTGATTCTTATGTTGCTGCTGTTGAGTTCTCTCAACCAGTCAAAGCAATGGCTCTCACCAGCTATGGTAATGCCACTCAACCTAATTCACCCCATATTGTGGATCAACTGCAATTTTTTGTGCGCCAAAAATTGCGTCCAGTTTGGCGAACTCGACAGGAGATTACAACTCATTTGGAAGAACGCAAAATATTTTAGCTAGCTCCAACAGAAGCCCCACATCCGACCCGTTCGCGGAGTATCTCCAAGCGTTGGGCGGGAGTGGGGACAGCTTCCGAGGCTTTAGCTTTTGCCTCTGGTCACTCTGTGCTAAACAGGTATCTACTACCTCCAAAAACTTCTTATTTAATTTCTTCATCCCAGATACCTACCTTCTCAAATGCTCCATAAGCAAGCTTCAGAAAGTTTACTACTCTCTGTCTTCCTATAATTCCAAATTCTTTATTCTCTCTTGCCTCAGCAAAGGTCATTCTATTTTGGTCTATTATGTTTCTTTCTTTATATGCTAGCTTCGGAAAATCTATAACAATAATTTTATATTTTTTGATGAGTTTCTGTATATTCATATCTAAGTCTACATGCTCCCAATCATCACACAGACCTAAATTGCGTACCAAAATATGAGGCATTTTCTCCCCGTAGCTATTCACTGACTGTCCAAACAAATTAAGGCTATCATATCCTCCTGTAGAGACAAACCATTTGCAAAAAGTTACTCCCTCGGAATTCCCTAGTTCAATTAACTGATTTCTTTCTATCCAGTCAAAGACTGCTCTATGTGATTGTGCTGCCAAATTTACAACTACTGGCTTACTTGTCGCCATCTCAAATATTCTATCTGCCTTATCAGCCTGCCGTTCATTCTCGCTGAACACCGCATACTGACATATTCCCTTATAGACTCCTGCCACATCTGGATTTGACCTATCTGTTTCTACTGGTACAAACGGGATTTTCTTATCCAGAAAGTACTGAATCATTGTCCTAGTTACTAAAGACTTTCCTACTCCACCCTTTTCACCATCTACCAAATGAATCGTCGGCATAACACCTACCCCTAATACTGATTAAACTCACTCGATATATCTGAACTAGGCTTAGAAGTTTTTGGCGTTTGTCGCCTAGTAGTTTTAGCAGTTTTCTGAAAGTCCTTACCCCCATCTGACAATGATTGCTTCTCTTGTGGCTCCTCTGTTGATTGACCTAAATCTTTTAGAGCGTTTTGAGAGTCTTCAGTTACTCCTATAACTGCTGGTGTTACCGATGATTTTGTTGTAGTCTGACTCGAATCTTCAAAAGATAAAACTTGTTTTGGTTTAGCCCTTTGCTGACGAGAACGCTTTTCTTTTTCAATCTCAGTTAAGTATTGCTTAAGTGTCGCTGCTGAAACTTTTATTTCTTGCTTCTCTAGTAGCTCCGATAGGTCTTGATAACTATAGCCCTTTTTCAGTGCTGATTGAAGTTGTTCACGCAGAAAGTAAATACTCTCTCGCAGGGATAATTCTTCTTTAACCTTCTCTTCTAGCTAAGTACATTCCTAAAAAATTACTAGGGGATATTCAAAAAGCCGAGGCAGCAAAACGCCCAATTGTAGAGATATTGGAGTTATTGGGTGTTGCAATAAGCCCTAGTAATTTTACTAGGGGATAACGAGATAAACCCTAGTAATGGCGAAGTATTAGAGGATAACAAGGTAATACGTAGGGGAATTAGTGCCAAGCCTATCAAACCAGTGTGTATCTCAGGTAGAAGGAAAGCATATATTAGCCATCAGTGATACGGGCGAAATTAACTTGCAGTCTCATGTAGGCAGGTTAAAAGCCTTGGGTGTAGATGTAGTAGGAAACAACACAGATGTAGGCTTTTATATTCATCCGACACTAGTATTAGATGCAGCAAATGGATTTCCCTTGGGGATAAGTACAGTACAACTGTGGACTAGAGATATCAACTATCAAGATGTTTATACAACAGACAAAGCAGACCAGTTGTTATCAACGATTCGCAATGCGCCAAAAGTTGTGGTGAGTAAGTTTGTCTCTAAAGCGATAGAGGAAGAAGGTGACGTGCAATCCTTTCGTGCAGATGTTTTCGTTCATCGGCATATACGGTATTTATATTATGTAGCTTAAATGCCGACTAACTTAGAGACAGCAAGCAGCTGAACGGGAACATTACCAATCATCTGCTTTGGACTGGCGTTCAATTTGCGCGATCGCTAGTTTAGCCAGAACCCGCACCACGTCTTGTTCATCATTAAGTAGCGGCTGTAATGATTCTAATGCACTGCGATCGCCGATTTTACCCAGGGAATTGATTGCTGCCTTCCTCACGTCTAAATCGGTATCTTGAATTGCCAGAATTAAATGCGGCATAGACGGAGGATAATTCACTTGTCCCAAGGCTGCGGCTGCTTCAGTGCGGATGAGCGCTTCCTTGTCGGTCAGAGCAGAAACCAGAAGGTTGCAGGATTTTTCGTCTGACTGCTCTTGCGCCACATGACCAAGGGCCCCAATGACAGCACATCGGACATCCAAAGAGGCGGCATTCAATGCTTTGTATAAATGGTCTGCTGCTTCCGATCCAATAAACGCCAACGCCCATGCGGCAAGACCTTTAATATCCTGTGGATGCTCGTCTGCTGCTAAAATTTCCAGCAACGCTGGTACAGATGCTTGTCCTGTTCTGGCTAACGCCCCGGCGGCTGAACTTCTGACTACCCTATCTTCATCATTCAGAAAAGCATGAAGCAAGTCTG
This genomic interval from Nostoc flagelliforme CCNUN1 contains the following:
- a CDS encoding acylase, coding for MFFVAKTKLHSPLRWQKELRRFLPFLLSIIFTLVVSSQSISSAPKNTEILWDTYGIPHIYGKDAQSAFQAFGWAQMQSHGNLLLRLYGQARGRAAEYWGEDYLDSDKWVLTMGVPKRGKAWYKAQSSAFRSYLNAFANGINVYAKEHPDLIDDEVEVVLPVTPEDILNHLQRVLLFTFVVDPGRVADIKHTSAPGSNGWAIAPKRSASGKAMLLANPHLPWEDLFLWYEAQITAPGIDAYGATLVGIPVLAIAFNDNLGWTHTVNTHDGWDAYELQLQNDGYLFDGKVRPFQTTTFLLKVKQKNGLLTEQKLSVKSSVHGPVITHKDGKSIALRVVGQDRPNVLQQWWDMAISKNLTEFQKALQRLQLPMFTVMYADREGHIMHLFNGLVPVRKEGDFEYWQGIIPGNTSKTVWNKIHPYQDLPKVIDPKSGWLQNANDPPWTTTFPAAIKADDYPSYMAPRGPMYFRAQRSAKMLAEDESISFEEMIAYKHSTQMELAERILDDLIPAAQQQGDELTRRATDVLARWDQKADANSRGAVLFSFWVDNVDLDTVFSTPWDQKSPRTTPDGLADPKSAVKALTDAAQKVEKAYGTLDVAWGDVFRLRYGNLDLPANGGDGDKGIFRVVNFAPAGDGRFQAVAGDSYVAAVEFSQPVKAMALTSYGNATQPNSPHIVDQLQFFVRQKLRPVWRTRQEITTHLEERKIF
- a CDS encoding P-loop NTPase family protein, with product MPTIHLVDGEKGGVGKSLVTRTMIQYFLDKKIPFVPVETDRSNPDVAGVYKGICQYAVFSENERQADKADRIFEMATSKPVVVNLAAQSHRAVFDWIERNQLIELGNSEGVTFCKWFVSTGGYDSLNLFGQSVNSYGEKMPHILVRNLGLCDDWEHVDLDMNIQKLIKKYKIIVIDFPKLAYKERNIIDQNRMTFAEARENKEFGIIGRQRVVNFLKLAYGAFEKVGIWDEEIK
- a CDS encoding HEAT repeat domain-containing protein, whose amino-acid sequence is MSQSLNSKAPAVNDPILRVQAENDDLVQRVNEQITLETFNSTDQKVLKQLVEGLGDPRGMVRLRFAETLGEIGEAATPFLVEALANHSNVVVRRAAAKTLTIISDPRAVPDLLHAFLNDEDRVVRSSAAGALARTGQASVPALLEILAADEHPQDIKGLAAWALAFIGSEAADHLYKALNAASLDVRCAVIGALGHVAQEQSDEKSCNLLVSALTDKEALIRTEAAAALGQVNYPPSMPHLILAIQDTDLDVRKAAINSLGKIGDRSALESLQPLLNDEQDVVRVLAKLAIAQIERQSKADDW